The window TTCCCGCCACCTGTTTCGGCTTCGATGAGCCCATAGTGATCGTCTTCTATCTCGTCTTCGAGAACGGCGCGTATGCCATCGACGGGATCGGCGTCGACGGTGGCGAGGGAAATCTCGCCGTGAACGCTTCGCTCGCCGAGTTTTTCCCTGCCCGTGAAGGCGACAAACTCTTCTACGCCATCGAGACTCAGGGCGTCCCGCGGACGGACTACGGCATCCTCCAGACCGTGTCGGCGCCGACGAGCATCGACGGACGCATCGTGTACACGGTCGTCAGGTCACCTCTCGCCTTCTCGCAGCTCGACGCCACCCTCGGAACCGGCGGCATGCCCTACAGCTATGACGCCCCGCTCGGCTCGGTGCGCGATATTCGCCGTTCGATCGCGGCCGATCTCTTCCCCGGAAACGAGTCCTCCCAGCTCGAGGGAAGCTACCGGTTTGCCGTTACCGGCGGTCTCTTCTACTACGGCCCGAACAGCTCCTTCAACGGCGGAAAGCCCTGGAAGATTCTCAATGATCCGGTCGTGACCGGCGACGTCACCGTGGCCACCGTGACGTTCACCTACAAGGGCCAGACCGTCACCTGCACCAAGACCGCCACGGTCGGCGAATATGATCTGCTCGTGAATCTTCCGATGGCGGCCGGAGGCGCGGAACTCGCCGTTCCCATCGAGATCACGACGACCTATGCCGTTCCCGGGAATCCCTACTCGGCCGACACCGGCAGAACCGTGGAAAAGGCGGTCATCTACCTGCTGAAGAGCGTCGGCATCGGCGCTATCGAGGATTACGACCCCGCCACCGACAGGGTGCTGTTTTTCCAGACGGCCCTGAAGGGCTACGTCAACGGCACGGTGCTTGCCAACCCGGTGCGCGTGCTCGACCCGGGAGCCCTGGAAGCCGTGGCATACAAGGAGTTCACGCACGCGTTCGAGGCGGACGGCGGTGCCGAGCCCTATACCTGGACCGGCACCCTCCCGGCGGGCTTATCCATCTCGAAGGACGGCGTGATTTCCGGCGCGCCTCGAGAGGTTGGCCCGCAGACATTCGAAGTCGTCGTGCATGATCGTTACGGCCAGGCGGCCACGTATTCTTCAATGATCAGCGTGACAGGAGACGCATTCGGCATCGTCGATCCGGGAAACCTGGGAGCCATCGTTGGCGTCGAGTTCCTGCGCTACATCGACGTGGCCGGCGCCGTCGGCGCGGTAACCTGGACGAGTTCCGATCTTCCGGCCTGGCTCACGCTCGACCGCTCGAACGGCCTGTTGAAAGGTACCCCGACGGCGGCCGGCCCTTATTCGTTTACGATCACCGTCACGGATGCCGCAACCTCGAAATCCGCCACCTGGAGCGGCATGATAAGCGTTCAGAGCGAGGCGTCGGTCTACGAGATCGTCGGGTCGCCGTCGGTGACCCTCCCGACTGGCGTCGTCGGTCTCGGGTATCGGTACGTCTTCACGACAACAAACGGACCTAATCCTTCCTCCTGGTCCCTCCCGGATGCAAATATGCCGCCGGGCCTGACTCTCACCGCCGTGGCTTCCTCCGGCATTCTCGAGGGAACCCCCACAACGGCCGGGGCGTACGCGTTCCGCGTCAGGGTATACGACGACCTCGGCTCGGGCACGATCTCCTGCTCGCTGCTCGTGAAAAATCGCATGACCTACGTGGCAACCCAGACGTCCGATACCGTGATCCGCGTGACGTTCGACAGAGCGGCGAACCTCTCCGCCATGACCAACCCCGCGGTGTACGCCGTCGAAAACTTCGAACTCGACCAGCTGTACCAAACGCCGATCAATCGGGAATGGATCGTCCCGACGACCGTTACCGCCGACCGGACCGGGTTGTTCGCCGATCTCGCGTTCGGTTCGCCGCTTCCCTCGACGAACGCCACGCTGAAGCTGAACGTCTCCGGCCTGATGTCGGCAGACGGGAACTACCTCGCGTCGGGGCCGTCTGTCGACATCGGGAATCGCCTCGTGTTCCGCGACTTCAAGAGTTGGTCGAAGCTGGGTTTCTCGGAAACTCTGCCGCAGAAAATCATCCTGCCGCCCCTCAACGACAACCGGATCTTCTTCCTCATGAATAATGCCGTTCACGAACGCCGACTGAACATCTCAGGCAATACGTTTACCCAGTCGCTTCCCGAGGGCTACGACGGCCAGTGGTTCAAGCCGATCGCCTCCAGTTGGATGTTCCAGGACATGTATGTCGCCAGCGACGCCATGGGCAACCTCTCATCGGTTCATTTGATCGCGCAGGGAATTCCTCCGTATAGTGGAATATATTTCCAGTATCAGAACCTCGTCGGCGGGGTTCCCTCGGCGACCATCTCGAGCGAATCGACCGGGCTCATGCTCTCGGGCACGGCGTTCTACGGGAAGGGAGAGTTCTACAACGGCGCCCGCATGGCATTCAATATGGCCGGAACGGAGATGGAAAGCGCCAACCTTCAGTTGCCGGGTATCCCGAGGGTCACCTCGATCAATTTGCCGTCAGGGGTCATGGCCATGGATTACTACCAGTTCTCGAACTCGTATCCCGTGGACATCATGGCGATCACCGCCGACCGCACCATCAGGTCATACAGTCTTGATGAATACGGTTCGATCATGACGGCGCCCATGACCCACACGCTGGCCCCGGCCGCCGGATCGACGGGCGTTCCCTTCGGCTACGACTGGCTCGAAGACGATTCGGCGTATCATCTCGTAGCCGATCCCGACAGAAACAGCATTTACAAACTTGTAAACCAGAACGGCGGCTGGTCGACGGTCTGGGAGATCGGCCTCCGGCAAGACACCGCCATGGCCGTGTGGGGCAGCGTTCGTACTCCCTTCTGGATCAAAAAATACCGGGGCAGAATCTTCGTCGCCGACGCCGACGGCATCAGCATGTTCGAAGAATACTAATACGCATACGAGAAACACTCCTCAGGCTTCGGCGGGGGAGTGTTTCTTTTTGGTGGTAGGGAGATACGTTATCGATAGTGATATATATCAGGTCTGACGGAATATCAGATGGCGGTTCAGGAGATCGGCAAGGTCGGTGATCAGGTAAGGCTTGCGAATGCTGGCCGTGAAGCAGAAATTTTCGGGGTGTAAGATCGCGGGGTCTTCGACGTATCCGCTCGAGACGAAAACCGGCAGGTCGGGGAACGACATCCTCAATTCCCGTATTGCTTCCTTCCCGCCCATGCCGTCTGGGATCGTCAGGTCGAAGAAGGCTGCGCGGATCGATTCCCCCGTATCCCGGGACTCGGCGAAAATCCTTAGCGCCTCGCGGCCATCACCGGCCATGACGACGCTGTAGCCCATGGATTGGAGCATCTGTCCCAGCACATCGCGAATCACGGTCTCGTCGTCCATGATCAGAATGGTGCCCGAACCCCGGTGTTGGTGCAGTCTGCAGCCGTCAGCCGTCCCGGCGA of the Candidatus Ozemobacteraceae bacterium genome contains:
- a CDS encoding Ig domain-containing protein — encoded protein: MKNRFAILSTVILVTAVVFALGCLGGGGSGTAPAAPADVTAIRATLKGFFDAISSRDPVKAANYFSAQRRASGVAGSSVERLWVRSFGNDINNPADDASYTFDIMRSEISWSEGRYVVPATCFGFDEPIVIVFYLVFENGAYAIDGIGVDGGEGNLAVNASLAEFFPAREGDKLFYAIETQGVPRTDYGILQTVSAPTSIDGRIVYTVVRSPLAFSQLDATLGTGGMPYSYDAPLGSVRDIRRSIAADLFPGNESSQLEGSYRFAVTGGLFYYGPNSSFNGGKPWKILNDPVVTGDVTVATVTFTYKGQTVTCTKTATVGEYDLLVNLPMAAGGAELAVPIEITTTYAVPGNPYSADTGRTVEKAVIYLLKSVGIGAIEDYDPATDRVLFFQTALKGYVNGTVLANPVRVLDPGALEAVAYKEFTHAFEADGGAEPYTWTGTLPAGLSISKDGVISGAPREVGPQTFEVVVHDRYGQAATYSSMISVTGDAFGIVDPGNLGAIVGVEFLRYIDVAGAVGAVTWTSSDLPAWLTLDRSNGLLKGTPTAAGPYSFTITVTDAATSKSATWSGMISVQSEASVYEIVGSPSVTLPTGVVGLGYRYVFTTTNGPNPSSWSLPDANMPPGLTLTAVASSGILEGTPTTAGAYAFRVRVYDDLGSGTISCSLLVKNRMTYVATQTSDTVIRVTFDRAANLSAMTNPAVYAVENFELDQLYQTPINREWIVPTTVTADRTGLFADLAFGSPLPSTNATLKLNVSGLMSADGNYLASGPSVDIGNRLVFRDFKSWSKLGFSETLPQKIILPPLNDNRIFFLMNNAVHERRLNISGNTFTQSLPEGYDGQWFKPIASSWMFQDMYVASDAMGNLSSVHLIAQGIPPYSGIYFQYQNLVGGVPSATISSESTGLMLSGTAFYGKGEFYNGARMAFNMAGTEMESANLQLPGIPRVTSINLPSGVMAMDYYQFSNSYPVDIMAITADRTIRSYSLDEYGSIMTAPMTHTLAPAAGSTGVPFGYDWLEDDSAYHLVADPDRNSIYKLVNQNGGWSTVWEIGLRQDTAMAVWGSVRTPFWIKKYRGRIFVADADGISMFEEY